The Sinomicrobium kalidii genome contains a region encoding:
- a CDS encoding DUF7507 domain-containing protein has product MSSVISIGKKRNLFSCLILLLTVFGINTVYSQDPVPFTCNGSAYLVSSPGGTTPSTMYIVQANNPNIVNATITPSIADRYNGIGYNFEDNFIYGMAAGDTPSLTGADIVRIDAEGTVTRLGAPQRTPGQSPGLATWTSNVNVNPNGGRISIAPGVVGLDNKMYTMAVTNSGAAFLVTVDLTTMRYTTVRLSRDINVADLAFSPYNGFLYGIAGGNLIRINPNNGNQAFINPSSGTVPGVHAGGAWNDVQGRVYFYSNSANTANGGGRLYRYNPANNAFVNVRAVDPYPTFDATACFPTRLEKQVSIPTEGLVPGDEVEFEFSIYNNQMLPITYDFEDILASSDLSWVSGSVEPASPGGGTVSISGQTLTISGVTAQPTAATGEPLTFRVSVKVADNAAYGSCYSNQATITQGGTTVVSDNPETEEPNDPTLFCLNECELPAPGSGGNIQQCANDPVQKITATATVPDGVQLIWYDAPAGGNVVADPSLEAVGSVTYYAAADDGTCISENRTPVTLHLLPTPQLDGIEDVEECVSYELPEITGNNLTGNEAYYTEPDGGGTRYLPGDVIEDIGNTTLYVYDEMEAGDNCEGDLTVASNTAYVIDNLFEDGTHHQYPGATNPGFWQGTANQQILYDSPGTPTGGQIYLGLVGDVSIDDTSACFGTEVNINAQVTVTNQGPGTGAGYSGRLAIIDKSTDQILYQTPLTVNFPANTTMTPTVSGIVSAAEVLAGNIAVMMAVETYQGSFKNWQFSGFSADYQFQPESTQACSDEQSFELTINDLPELLITDPDPVCLPGTVDLTDAAVTAGSTPGLIFTYFEDAEGTVALSNPESISETGTYYILGEDPVTGCSTIMPVEVVLIDAPEVSIGQPVCIDGEGSIEVTSPLGAEFEYSIDGTNYQIDAVFESVAPGTYMVTVRNTTTGCVSLETEAVVDEAPTAPEPVVTQPDCESPTGTIHIPRYENAMYSIDGGANFSGLNTFSELDPGDYEVVIRADGCDTDPVPVTIEEAPPVPAAPVSGGDEIVCAESPVQTLTATASVEAGQTLTWYDAPVGGNVVPDPSLNTVGVVTYYAEADNGTCPSLDRTAVTLMIQQAPQLDPAEDQEACEEYMLPEIEGSDLSGNEAYFTEPGGGGTRLEAGDTINTIGTTTLYIYDEVEGEFNCSGTLSAQNSTEITQSDVEVIRNRATYLTDDFDPAVWNDSPTEINYDTGDPVVNSQTYKAIAADVVFAGEPGCFGSAIRINPRMQITNTGPDTGRAYSGEVAVVNNLTNEVIARSQQLLNTPVNTPVAIDFTTTVSMDDLTGGNISVVIIVETYHTDDNIKDWRIENFSVDYQYLPEFTPSCPDEESFDVTIYETPTPEAGEEQTQYNNGTFTLDATTPALGTGEWSVVDGTLAGAISDINDPNATVTLDANTSVTLRWTVTNGTCTAFDDVVVNYVSQADIVTEKVTNEAGQTTYVPGETVEYTITIRNNGPSDAEQVRVVDVDPAGAEIAGWTAEVVAGAVTLPNASGTGSIDETIDLLPADAEVMYHVTVQTLPRSMEELVNTVQVTGPTPDPDPDCEFCETPPLSPDPQADIVTVKTTSDAGQTEYVQGEAVDYTIAVTNNGPSEAQQVNVTDMAPAGTTITNWTAEVTAGTVTLPNTSGTGDINETIGTLPDGAVVTYTVTVQTPPDFTDDLVNAVQVTSPTEDPDPDCPDCVTPPLEMTPEPSIALVKTGAYADSNNNGMADAGDGITYTFTVTNTGNVTIDNITIDDDLTGTAGLSLTPPALAPDETGTATVAYTITQSDVDNGGVSNQALATGASPDGDPVEDTSGTGEDNDTPTETPIEQSPSIALVKTGAYADSNNNGMADAGDEITYTFTVTNTGNVTVSDITIDDSLTGTNNLPIAPATLTPGATGTATATYTITQSDVDNGGVSNQALATGNDPNGDPVEDESGTGEDNDDPTDTPLTQDPSIALVKAVTNTGSGENGAFVVGDAIEYTFTVTNTGNVTVSDINIDDALTDTSGLPVTPSTLAPGESGTATATYTITQADVDNGGVSNQALATGQDPGGDPIEDESGTGEDNDDPTETPITQEPSITLVKSVTNTGSGENGAFVVGDAIEYTFTVTNTGNVTVDNITIDDELTGSIGLPITPTTLAPGEIGTATTTYTIIQSDVDNGGVSNQALATGEDPNGDPIEDESGTDEDNDDPTDTPITQEPSIALVKAVTNTGSGDNNAFVVGDVIEYTFTVTNTGNVTVSDITIDDALTGTAGLPITPATLAPGESGTATATYTIIQSDVDNGGVSNQALATGEAPNGDPIEDESGTGEDNDDPTDTPITQDPSIALVKSVTNTGSGANGAFVVGDAIEYTFTVTNTGNVTVDNITIDDDLTGSIGLPITPTALAPGEIGTATATYTITQEDVDNGGVSNQALATGEDPNDDPIEDESGTGEDNDDPTDTPITQDPSIALVKTVTNTGSGANDAFVVGDAIEYTFTVTNTGNVTVADITIDDALTGTAGLPITPATLVPGESGTATVMYTITQSDVDNGGVSNQALAGGQDPNGDPIEDESGTGEDNDDPTETPIEQTPAIVLVKTGEYADTNNNQMADAGDEITYTFTVTNTGNVTVADITVDDDLTETVGLPITPAILAPGEEGTVTATYTITRADVDSGGVSNQALAAGEDPNGDPVEDTSGTDPDNDEPTETPIEQNPDMILYKAGGYVDENGDGTVSPGDIIQYSFTVENTGNVTLSNISISDETLVPALEVSEVNPSALAPGETATASAVYVITQEDINTGAVYNIAEAGAETPDGEELFEESQPSELLDPSDPFYMDECPDCTVVKLERNPAITLLKTGAFNDEDGDGQAQAGETITYGFVVTNTGNVFLDNIEIEDPLPGISITGGPISLLPGESDDTTFSGTYTITQADIIARGVTNQATVHADATDGSRVSNLSDSADGLGDHPTFTALEGCTIEVFNGLSPNGDGLNDTFRIQGIECYPDNTVEIYNRWGIKVYDTRGYDNSSSVFRGYSEGRATLNNGKRLPAGTYFYLLKYRTENGSVEEKSGYLYIN; this is encoded by the coding sequence ATGAGTTCTGTTATATCCATTGGAAAAAAGAGGAACCTGTTTTCCTGTCTGATCCTTTTACTAACTGTTTTCGGGATCAATACCGTATATTCACAAGACCCGGTGCCGTTTACCTGCAACGGTTCCGCTTACCTGGTGAGTTCGCCGGGCGGTACCACTCCGTCCACCATGTATATCGTGCAGGCAAACAACCCCAACATTGTTAACGCGACCATCACTCCTTCGATCGCCGATCGCTATAACGGCATAGGCTATAATTTTGAAGACAACTTTATCTACGGTATGGCAGCGGGAGATACCCCTTCCCTTACCGGGGCCGATATTGTCAGGATCGATGCGGAAGGGACCGTAACACGGCTGGGAGCGCCGCAGCGTACCCCGGGACAATCCCCCGGGTTGGCCACCTGGACGAGTAATGTCAATGTTAACCCTAATGGCGGACGAATAAGCATAGCGCCGGGAGTGGTTGGTCTGGACAATAAAATGTACACCATGGCGGTTACAAACAGCGGTGCGGCGTTTCTGGTAACCGTTGACCTGACGACGATGAGGTACACGACCGTCCGCCTGAGCCGAGATATCAATGTAGCAGATCTGGCGTTTTCCCCCTATAACGGTTTTTTGTACGGAATTGCCGGGGGAAATCTTATTCGTATTAATCCGAATAATGGAAATCAGGCCTTCATTAACCCGTCGTCCGGAACGGTACCCGGTGTGCACGCAGGGGGGGCGTGGAATGACGTCCAGGGCCGGGTCTATTTTTATTCCAACAGTGCGAATACCGCAAATGGGGGTGGCCGGTTATACCGGTATAATCCCGCAAACAATGCATTCGTTAACGTCAGGGCGGTGGACCCTTATCCTACCTTCGATGCCACGGCCTGTTTCCCCACACGCCTGGAAAAACAGGTCAGCATACCCACCGAAGGCCTGGTGCCCGGGGATGAAGTGGAATTTGAGTTCAGCATCTACAACAACCAGATGCTGCCCATAACCTACGATTTCGAAGACATACTGGCATCATCCGATCTCAGCTGGGTGTCCGGCTCGGTAGAACCCGCATCACCCGGCGGGGGTACAGTGAGCATTTCAGGACAGACATTGACGATTAGTGGTGTAACCGCACAACCGACGGCTGCTACGGGAGAACCGCTGACGTTCCGGGTTTCGGTAAAGGTTGCTGATAATGCTGCGTATGGCAGCTGCTATTCCAACCAGGCCACCATTACACAAGGGGGCACCACTGTGGTTAGTGATAATCCGGAAACAGAAGAACCTAACGACCCCACCTTGTTTTGCCTGAACGAATGTGAACTGCCCGCGCCGGGCAGTGGTGGTAATATCCAGCAATGTGCAAACGATCCCGTTCAGAAAATAACAGCTACGGCCACTGTACCCGACGGGGTACAGCTCATCTGGTATGATGCCCCTGCCGGCGGGAATGTGGTGGCAGACCCGAGCCTGGAAGCGGTGGGTTCCGTGACCTACTATGCCGCAGCCGATGACGGTACCTGTATCAGTGAGAACCGCACACCGGTTACTTTACATCTTCTGCCCACACCACAGTTGGATGGAATTGAAGATGTAGAAGAATGCGTATCCTATGAACTCCCGGAGATCACAGGAAACAACCTTACCGGGAACGAAGCCTACTATACGGAGCCCGACGGGGGAGGTACAAGATACCTTCCGGGGGATGTTATCGAGGATATTGGCAATACTACGCTTTACGTATATGATGAGATGGAAGCGGGGGATAACTGTGAAGGAGATCTGACAGTCGCCTCCAATACAGCTTATGTCATTGACAATTTATTCGAAGATGGCACCCATCACCAATATCCGGGGGCGACCAATCCCGGTTTCTGGCAGGGTACCGCAAACCAGCAGATATTATACGATAGTCCCGGGACACCCACAGGCGGACAAATTTACCTGGGACTTGTCGGTGATGTGTCGATAGACGATACATCCGCTTGTTTCGGAACCGAGGTCAATATAAATGCACAGGTTACCGTTACCAACCAGGGACCCGGGACCGGGGCGGGGTATTCCGGAAGACTGGCAATAATCGATAAAAGTACCGATCAGATATTGTATCAGACTCCGTTGACCGTTAATTTCCCCGCAAATACAACGATGACACCTACAGTGTCGGGCATAGTCTCCGCAGCTGAAGTGCTGGCAGGAAACATCGCTGTTATGATGGCTGTGGAGACGTATCAGGGGAGCTTTAAAAACTGGCAGTTCTCCGGGTTCAGTGCAGATTATCAGTTCCAGCCGGAAAGCACACAGGCGTGTTCGGACGAACAAAGTTTTGAGTTGACCATTAATGATCTGCCCGAGTTGCTGATCACCGATCCTGACCCGGTATGTCTGCCCGGAACGGTAGACTTGACTGATGCGGCGGTGACCGCCGGAAGTACCCCCGGTTTGATATTCACCTATTTCGAGGATGCAGAAGGTACGGTGGCATTGAGCAACCCCGAATCCATTTCGGAAACAGGGACCTATTATATCCTCGGCGAAGATCCGGTGACGGGCTGTAGTACCATTATGCCCGTGGAAGTCGTATTGATCGACGCTCCCGAAGTAAGTATCGGCCAACCGGTCTGTATAGACGGTGAAGGAAGTATTGAAGTAACCTCCCCGCTAGGTGCCGAATTCGAATATTCCATCGACGGGACAAATTACCAGATTGATGCGGTTTTCGAATCCGTCGCCCCCGGTACCTATATGGTAACGGTAAGAAATACCACTACCGGCTGTGTAAGCCTGGAAACAGAAGCCGTGGTCGACGAGGCCCCGACCGCCCCGGAGCCCGTGGTCACACAACCGGATTGTGAGTCGCCTACGGGAACGATCCATATACCGAGGTATGAGAATGCGATGTACTCCATTGACGGCGGGGCGAATTTCTCCGGCCTCAACACCTTCAGCGAACTGGACCCGGGCGATTATGAAGTAGTGATCAGGGCAGACGGATGTGATACCGACCCGGTACCTGTAACCATCGAAGAAGCACCCCCTGTCCCGGCAGCCCCGGTAAGCGGTGGCGACGAGATCGTTTGCGCCGAAAGCCCGGTGCAGACCCTGACAGCCACAGCCTCGGTAGAGGCGGGGCAAACGCTTACGTGGTATGATGCACCCGTTGGAGGGAATGTAGTGCCCGATCCCTCACTGAATACCGTCGGTGTAGTAACATATTATGCCGAAGCCGATAACGGAACCTGCCCCAGCCTGGACCGGACAGCCGTAACCCTGATGATACAGCAGGCGCCGCAGCTCGATCCGGCGGAAGACCAGGAAGCTTGTGAAGAGTATATGCTGCCGGAGATCGAAGGAAGCGACCTCTCGGGTAATGAAGCCTATTTTACAGAACCGGGCGGCGGCGGAACCCGTTTGGAAGCAGGCGATACCATTAATACGATCGGAACAACTACGCTATACATTTATGATGAAGTAGAAGGAGAGTTTAATTGCTCCGGAACCCTTTCTGCGCAGAACAGTACGGAAATAACACAGTCTGACGTGGAGGTAATAAGGAACAGGGCCACTTATTTGACAGATGATTTTGATCCCGCAGTTTGGAATGACAGCCCCACAGAAATAAATTATGATACCGGTGACCCGGTCGTAAACAGCCAGACCTATAAGGCTATTGCCGCAGATGTTGTATTTGCAGGTGAACCGGGATGTTTCGGTTCCGCAATACGGATCAACCCGAGGATGCAGATCACCAATACAGGCCCCGATACGGGGAGAGCGTATTCCGGTGAAGTGGCCGTGGTCAACAACCTTACGAATGAGGTCATTGCAAGATCACAGCAGTTGCTCAACACCCCGGTGAACACCCCGGTAGCCATAGATTTCACCACTACCGTATCAATGGATGACCTGACAGGAGGGAACATCAGCGTGGTGATCATCGTGGAGACCTATCATACCGACGACAATATCAAGGACTGGAGGATCGAGAATTTTTCAGTCGATTACCAATACCTCCCGGAATTCACCCCGAGCTGCCCGGATGAGGAAAGTTTTGACGTAACGATCTACGAAACACCAACACCAGAAGCCGGAGAAGAACAAACCCAATACAACAATGGTACATTTACACTGGATGCCACAACTCCCGCTTTGGGAACCGGCGAATGGAGTGTTGTGGACGGCACATTAGCCGGGGCGATTTCAGATATAAACGACCCGAACGCCACCGTTACGCTCGATGCGAATACTTCGGTAACATTGCGCTGGACAGTGACCAACGGCACTTGTACCGCTTTTGACGATGTGGTAGTGAATTACGTTTCGCAGGCCGATATTGTTACGGAAAAAGTAACCAATGAGGCCGGGCAGACCACATACGTACCCGGCGAGACCGTTGAGTATACCATAACCATAAGGAACAACGGCCCGAGCGATGCGGAACAGGTACGTGTAGTGGACGTAGATCCCGCCGGGGCGGAGATCGCGGGCTGGACAGCCGAAGTCGTAGCCGGTGCCGTGACCCTGCCGAATGCATCGGGAACCGGCAGCATTGACGAAACCATCGATCTGCTGCCTGCGGATGCCGAAGTGATGTATCATGTCACCGTTCAGACACTCCCCCGAAGTATGGAAGAACTGGTGAACACGGTACAGGTCACCGGTCCGACCCCCGATCCCGATCCGGATTGTGAATTCTGCGAAACCCCTCCGCTCAGCCCCGACCCACAGGCCGATATCGTTACGGTAAAAACCACCAGCGATGCCGGGCAGACGGAATACGTCCAGGGCGAAGCGGTAGACTATACGATCGCCGTAACCAACAACGGTCCGAGCGAAGCACAACAGGTAAATGTTACGGATATGGCTCCCGCCGGTACAACGATAACAAACTGGACCGCCGAAGTCACCGCCGGTACGGTAACACTTCCCAATACCAGCGGTACGGGCGATATCAATGAAACCATCGGTACGCTCCCCGACGGTGCCGTCGTGACCTATACCGTTACGGTACAGACACCGCCCGATTTTACGGACGACCTGGTAAATGCCGTACAGGTGACCAGCCCGACCGAAGACCCCGACCCGGATTGCCCGGATTGCGTGACCCCGCCGCTGGAAATGACACCCGAACCTTCAATAGCCCTGGTAAAGACAGGAGCGTATGCCGACAGCAACAACAATGGCATGGCCGATGCCGGCGATGGGATCACCTATACCTTTACGGTGACCAATACCGGGAATGTAACAATAGATAACATCACCATTGACGATGACCTGACAGGTACCGCCGGTCTTTCTCTTACACCACCGGCCCTCGCACCCGACGAAACAGGTACCGCTACGGTAGCTTATACCATTACACAATCGGATGTAGATAACGGAGGCGTAAGCAACCAGGCCCTGGCCACAGGTGCGTCGCCTGACGGCGATCCCGTAGAAGACACTTCGGGAACAGGTGAAGATAACGATACCCCGACGGAAACACCGATCGAACAATCCCCGTCGATCGCCCTGGTAAAGACAGGAGCGTATGCCGACAGCAACAACAATGGCATGGCCGATGCCGGTGATGAGATCACCTATACCTTTACGGTAACCAATACCGGTAATGTAACCGTTTCGGATATTACCATTGATGATTCCCTGACTGGTACGAATAATTTACCCATTGCCCCGGCAACCCTGACCCCGGGCGCGACCGGGACCGCTACAGCCACCTATACCATTACACAATCGGATGTAGATAACGGTGGTGTAAGCAACCAGGCCCTGGCTACCGGAAATGACCCGAACGGTGATCCTGTAGAGGACGAATCCGGAACAGGAGAAGACAATGACGACCCCACAGACACGCCTCTGACACAAGACCCATCCATAGCTTTGGTTAAAGCCGTGACCAACACGGGTAGCGGGGAAAACGGCGCCTTTGTAGTCGGCGATGCCATCGAATATACCTTTACAGTAACCAATACAGGCAATGTAACCGTGTCGGATATTAACATCGATGATGCATTGACAGACACCAGTGGCCTGCCGGTCACCCCGTCTACCCTTGCTCCGGGTGAAAGCGGAACGGCTACGGCCACCTATACGATCACCCAGGCCGATGTAGATAACGGCGGCGTAAGTAACCAGGCTCTGGCCACCGGGCAAGATCCCGGTGGCGATCCCATAGAGGACGAATCCGGAACAGGCGAAGACAACGACGATCCTACGGAGACCCCGATCACGCAGGAGCCTTCCATAACCCTGGTAAAATCCGTTACCAATACGGGCAGTGGGGAAAACGGCGCCTTTGTGGTGGGCGATGCCATCGAATATACCTTTACGGTGACCAATACCGGGAATGTAACTGTAGATAATATTACTATTGACGATGAACTTACAGGCTCCATCGGTTTGCCGATCACTCCAACGACCTTAGCCCCGGGCGAGATTGGAACAGCTACGACAACGTATACCATCATCCAGTCTGATGTAGACAACGGAGGTGTGAGCAACCAGGCTTTAGCTACCGGAGAAGACCCCAATGGTGATCCCATCGAAGACGAATCCGGAACAGACGAAGACAATGATGATCCTACAGATACCCCGATCACACAAGAACCATCCATAGCTTTGGTTAAAGCAGTGACCAATACGGGCAGCGGAGATAATAATGCCTTTGTTGTGGGTGATGTTATCGAATATACCTTTACAGTGACTAATACCGGCAATGTAACGGTTTCCGATATCACTATTGATGATGCTTTGACAGGAACTGCTGGTCTACCGATCACCCCGGCAACATTAGCCCCGGGTGAAAGCGGAACAGCTACAGCAACGTATACCATCATCCAGTCTGATGTAGATAACGGAGGTGTGAGCAACCAGGCTTTAGCTACCGGAGAAGCCCCCAATGGTGATCCCATCGAAGACGAATCCGGAACAGGAGAAGACAACGACGATCCTACAGATACCCCTATAACGCAAGATCCATCCATAGCTTTAGTAAAATCCGTAACCAATACGGGTAGTGGAGCTAACGGTGCCTTTGTAGTCGGTGATGCCATTGAGTACACCTTTACAGTGACCAACACCGGTAATGTGACTGTGGATAACATCACTATTGATGATGACCTGACAGGCTCCATCGGTTTGCCGATCACTCCAACGGCCTTAGCCCCGGGCGAGATTGGAACAGCTACGGCAACGTATACGATCACCCAGGAAGATGTGGACAACGGAGGCGTAAGCAACCAGGCTTTAGCTACCGGAGAAGACCCTAACGATGATCCCATCGAGGATGAATCCGGAACAGGCGAGGACAACGATGACCCCACAGATACTCCGATAACACAAGACCCATCCATAGCTTTGGTAAAAACAGTGACCAATACGGGTAGTGGAGCTAACGACGCTTTTGTTGTGGGCGATGCCATCGAATATACCTTTACGGTGACTAATACCGGTAATGTGACTGTAGCCGATATCACTATCGATGATGCCTTGACAGGAACTGCTGGTCTACCGATCACCCCGGCAACATTAGTCCCGGGTGAAAGTGGAACGGCCACGGTAATGTATACGATCACGCAGTCTGATGTGGACAATGGCGGGGTAAGCAACCAGGCTTTAGCCGGTGGACAAGACCCCAATGGTGATCCCATCGAGGACGAATCCGGAACGGGCGAAGACAACGATGATCCTACAGAAACCCCTATAGAACAGACACCGGCGATAGTATTGGTGAAAACAGGGGAGTATGCAGATACCAATAACAACCAAATGGCCGATGCAGGAGATGAGATCACTTATACCTTTACGGTAACTAACACAGGTAATGTAACAGTTGCTGACATCACTGTCGACGATGATCTGACAGAAACCGTTGGTTTACCGATCACCCCGGCAATATTAGCTCCGGGTGAAGAAGGTACAGTTACAGCAACCTATACGATCACCCGGGCCGATGTAGACAGCGGTGGGGTCAGTAATCAGGCCCTGGCTGCAGGAGAAGACCCGAATGGCGATCCCGTAGAAGACACTTCGGGTACAGATCCTGATAATGATGAACCTACGGAGACACCCATAGAACAAAACCCTGATATGATATTGTATAAAGCAGGGGGCTATGTTGATGAAAACGGTGATGGAACTGTAAGCCCGGGAGATATTATACAGTATAGTTTTACCGTGGAAAATACGGGGAACGTGACCTTGAGTAACATAAGCATCTCCGACGAAACCCTGGTGCCTGCCCTGGAAGTTTCTGAAGTAAATCCGTCTGCCCTGGCTCCCGGAGAAACAGCAACAGCCTCCGCAGTATATGTGATTACACAGGAGGATATCAACACAGGTGCGGTTTACAATATTGCAGAAGCAGGTGCGGAAACCCCGGATGGAGAAGAATTGTTTGAAGAATCACAACCTTCGGAACTGCTTGATCCGTCAGATCCGTTCTACATGGACGAATGTCCCGATTGCACGGTTGTTAAACTTGAGCGCAACCCTGCAATTACCTTACTGAAAACAGGAGCGTTCAATGACGAAGACGGTGACGGACAGGCCCAGGCCGGGGAAACCATAACATATGGGTTTGTAGTGACCAATACGGGTAATGTATTCCTGGACAATATAGAAATCGAAGACCCGCTGCCCGGAATAAGCATAACAGGTGGCCCTATATCCCTTTTACCGGGAGAATCAGACGATACTACTTTTTCTGGAACCTATACCATTACCCAGGCGGATATTATTGCCAGGGGAGTAACCAATCAGGCTACGGTTCATGCCGATGCCACAGACGGTTCCCGTGTTAGTAACCTTTCCGACAGTGCAGACGGTCTGGGCGATCATCCCACTTTTACAGCACTGGAAGGTTGCACCATAGAAGTGTTCAACGGCCTGTCTCCCAACGGGGACGGATTGAACGATACCTTCAGGATACAGGGAATTGAATGTTATCCGGACAATACCGTGGAAATATACAACCGCTGGGGCATTAAGGTATACGATACCCGTGGATATGACAACAGCAGTAGTGTATTCCGCGGATATTCCGAAGGACGCGCCACCCTGAACAACGGCAAGCGATTGCCTGCGGGAACGTATTTCTACCTCCTGAAATACAGGACGGAAAACGGTAGTGTTGAAGAGAAGTCGGGCTATCTCTATATCAATTAA